TAGTGGGTCGTTCCTATCTGGCTTTAGGTTGGAGGCGATTGTACACCCCCGtactttttattgtttattttaatttgtcatATAAAGTATGAAATTACGTATTCGTAAGGTACACAAGTATTCGTGCTTAGGTTAAGACTTTGAGGCCAtttaaaggattaagaaattagaaaaaaaatccaatttgggtctagAAAAGTATTTTTAAAGTATCGAGGCTTAGGACAAGCCCGGAAAATTTTCCCGAAAGGATTCGGTGAAGTATCGGAGAAATAAAGATGTTTGAAGAGGTAATTTTCGGAGTGGGCTTAAGGAAAATTAAGAGGAAAATGAAATAggagcagcccaagcccattggCCCAAAAGGAGGGGCAGATTgacttttcacaattaaatTTGGGAGATGTATTTAAGGAACACATTctccaaaccctagcctcaacccacctcatttttcatttcagctctctctctctacccgagagcttctctctcctcattctcgccggaaatcgccgccgccgccgtcgcCGGAACCTGgatttcaaccaaaatttccagattttctcctcttcctccccTCTTTGCATTTCTCCAACtaaaatcaagaaatttggccATTTAATCCTCCAAAAACCTTAGAACCCGAAGCTAAATTGGGgttttttgtgatttcttctttccaagcttAAATCAAGGTAATATCCCtcctaatctagcctctattTATCTGATCTACACCTATTTCTTCCTAAATCCAAgtttttgatttggatttgtgattttgtttgcatGAATCCGATTTCTCCTTAAACCATGAAGCTAGGCTAtgggtttggcaaggatttgtggtaaggatctatccatgcaaccttgttttcgagtttttttggttgagatgttgatgttggacggatttgtaggtgaagaaggccaaggagaaggaataggccgtgatttttgaagaagaaagggtaaagaatgggttttggacaaaccctagaatttttggaatttatttggttgattttgattatgttgagctattgttgttgttgttgttggaaaaattgtgaaaaatagagatttgaggatggtttaattagtaggattttattAGCCTAATTTTTTAAAGTGTTGGAATTTTGTTGTGGAAGATTTGGTGATTGTTGTTGTgtagttttggccaaaagaaaaagaaaaggaagaagaaaagaaatggatttatttttagaagaaaagggaagtaaagaaaatggtaaaagttggattaaatgagtttttactgtggtaaagtggtaaaaagtaaagaaggtgaaagtaaaggtaaattcggtaaaaaaaggaggtaaaaggtaaaagtgaaagtgtggaggtaaaagtcatggtaaaagtgaaaaagtgaaaaatgagaaagtgaatgggtaaaagtaaaagtaaaactttatttataattatttacttatttatttttaataaataataaataatggtaaataaatGAATACTTTGGCAAAAGTCAGaagtcaaaagtcaactccGAGAGTTGACCAGGGTTGACTGATCTCGAAAAACATGAGGATCGACTCGACTTTGGTCTCTTGGATTGGCGAAAGTTTAGCGGAGCGATAAGGacgttttcctttttaagaaagaagtagtttcccaaattggtaaaggttgaaagaaataattaatggcctcattgaaataaaaatgatttagtGTGCGTGGTTACTTAAAGTTGATAATAatgtttacctggataattacttacaaactaAGTAATGGTTCAGGAAACATGATCGTTAGGGAAGCTTAAGCAAAAAGCATCAGAGTGTGGAGTACGCCAGCattttccaggtagggtgagctgtccttTCCTTtttagaggcttttcgatatatgtggaatgctctagtataatattatgttacctgcaagtatgtttttggctattcattagtcgatgcctcatGATACCTATGTTTTCATAACTGATGGttgttgattgcgaaaaccgaggctaaacttgcatgttgagatactgtaccctttgtatgtttgtgcttgtgacctgaaagtgaatgggacctagacgcgtagattcctagggatcccacggtgtcgataacagTGAACCTCCGGaaggggctgtgctcctatgtttgtcgaggaaaggtgagtacagacagtgaaccagtcataggagactcagagccaggaaatggacactttcgctacttgtagccaTAAATACTATAGAGttgttggccggttctcgaatgatgacgaaccaggttggtcaccgatttattttagtttagccggcaggtaagtatctcggagctccaagatgtgtgaagcatgctgcatatgatttcctgaaacgaaacaactatgattgtttttgtttgcatttgttttacttgattttacaaatgcgaGCAACCTATATTCTAGTAGTTATGTTTTACTtatagttttcaaacctaactaaggttgggtcggcccctattgggctagcgaggacgaaatgctcacccctatATTTCAGGTTACAACGAGGTCATTCCGGACGATTTGGATTAGAAATGGGTCGTTGACTGAGTTCGTGCGTTGCTATTCCTGTTGCTTCAAGTTCTTCCTTTTGGTATTCCATCGATTTACTCGCTTTTCTTTCAATGTTGAACTctgtgaggtccgcctacctgggagcgcgcctcacccctttgttttattgttattgttgaacTCCTTTCATTTCAGTGTAAGCCCTAAGGTGCCGCAGTGCACTTgcccactttattttttttttagcatttcCAGACTTGTTAATTTGAGTATTGGGTTGTTGATTTAAAGTCCTTTTCAAGAAagtttttcttggtctcctattttctaaaaattgtattttcaaaaaggccttgtagtattaagttggtaggtgTACGGTACGTCTACGATGTATCGAGctcctattggcttaatattaAGGCACTGTGGTATACCCATTCGGGTTGCCACAgcgatggcgatttggagcagtTGTGGGTTAACAGTGTTGACAATAGGGTGGTGACGGTGTTGGGTTTATTTTAGTCCCAGGTCTAAATGTCTGGCAATCTTTTTGGTCTGGTTTAGGTCACAACGAGTGTAGCCTTGGTCAATCAAAAGCTGGTCAGGTGAACTCTGGAtggcgagttagtgttgacacCAGTGAGTTGTCTAGTTTCAAGTTGATTCACTGCTCCTGCATTAGTTGTCATTGCCATATTGTTGTAgttgatagctaaatttataagctattgattttccttattctcctgcaaatatgtcaattgtaatatagagaaataagggtctcccgcagaggattaagttaaactaaaagcttcaacaaaagtcacaaaacgtgactgcagttcctactgaacagcagtcgaaaaacaaactaaaatcctaaccaaaacaacccagaaaaatttGCAAATTTACAGAGACGTACTAGACACACAAGGCGTCCAACACacgaaatttgggaatttttggagtttgtttactatgagaataaaatacgttaaaacagagaacagaaagaaaaacgaaactgAACAGATTTAagattggttgatatcaagatgatgaaactagctaggaaggaagtatccacctccaacaatcacacacaacacactttgtccaatttacttccaattaacttagttgaagacgctcagattggctcggtacgcttgaacacaacctattaccctttcttactttgtacgctaggcaggaagtgctctacacctagactgttcccaagcaatgcaacctaaaggtacgtttattagattaaacatgcagagatcgttaagtttgaaaagagtttgagcaatcactaggcatcgcaaataacttagagccttgctaaacctagggttttgcttacttgctagtgaaaactaccaattacttctctagacaatttgaggaatccactattgatccaggcatcaaacaatcaaagtattagaaccctagcatgcatactaagtaggcctccaaagcatacaaacatagaattcatcaatgagaaatcggtaaacaaaacctcaactttattaattggaaaacaaattgaatgtcaaagcatgttatggatcatgtttaggggcttcaactgccccctaactactggaaatttagttacacataatgggaatcaaaaacacaaaggagttcatggagaaagaagaagacaacAAGAATCAGAAAATTGGAAACTACGGATCAGCGATCGATCTCGGAAATTCCAACGATCGATCATTTCTGGTATGGTTTTGCAGTCTTGCTTCTTCTTGAGCTCTGGTGCATCTAGGCTTCTTCGTATGTGAAATCCCCCTTTCTTGAACATCCAAGGAGAGATTTTATTCAGTTTGTAACCctttccttctttccttttggGACTCTAACTCCTTGATTAATGTTCTGATTGATTTAGGATACATTGACATCCTTCTATCCAATAGGAGCATCCAAGAGAATTAATTGCTGAATATCTTTTTCTCCATATTGCCTTAAGCTTCCTTGATTCATCAAGAGTCCACAATTCTCCATCAATTGCACATATCTCCTTCCTTTTGCTCTTATTTCTTTCCTTACTTcggaaaacctaataaacataaaaacaactaaattaaccagaaaataagataaactaacaaagtaaaTATGGGAATTAACAACATTATTATCGCATAATTACGCTCCTATCAGTAGTGCAAGTTTGGAGTCTGGGTTTTTTTGGCCCCTTGAGTCagtcattatagagttccagtgtgaagtctagtggtCGTTTCTGTGTAAGAGATGTTGCCTAAAACTCattgtaagcagttcattattaatgaagttcttcttgatcaaaaaaaaaatccggtTTCTTTATAGTAGGAAGTGAAAACTGGAAAGATTAATTTGAGGTGTAACAACTTAAATTGGTCGtcaaattgggttagtgaaGGGGATTGATGAGATATCAAACACAAATGATGGAAGTCTAAACAGGTTTCAAGAAGACAATGATCATATATTCTGATTAGAAATAGCTAAATCAGAATCTACGTCCTTAAAACGAACAACAGTCTAATTCCGTCATTTGTTGTCCCTTTTCCATTGTACAATTCCATTGCACATCCAATTCCGTCCGATGTAGGAAAGCCATCCACATATACAATTTTCTTCGAAAATCCTTTCCCAACTCATAACAGTGATCGAATAAcatttccccctttttttttcttttttgattcaAATGCGTAACCTATAATTTTCATTTCCCAATGAGACATACGCTCCCTTTCACCTGGTCAGCTACTGACTAGGGATGATTTGCTCActtaccgtccgattgaaatcagaCGGTTGACAGGTATCTGGATTTGGAGAGATGAGATTTGTCAACCATTCGATTTCAATCGAACGGTAAGTGAGCAAATCATCCCTGGTCAGTAGCTGACCAGGTGAACGGGACTGATGAAACATATGGGAATCAATAATGTATGTACCTCAACAGCTTCTCGTGATTGCTCAGATGAATTCTTTAATCTGCATGCAGGCCCTAAAATTATTCGATCCACTAACAGACACCCCTAATTTCTGGACTCCTTTCCCTGATATTTGTATGTGAATCCTGTAATCAAGTAAAGGGACACTTTGAATCTCCAAGAGAACTTCTCGACAACATTGAAAGGTTACATATATCTTCATGACCTTCATGAGTTAATCTACTCCAAGTTAAATTCAAACCCACACACACCAACAAGCTAGGACACACAAAAAAATTCCATTACAAGCTAGGGTTTGTCGAGTCGACACTCGACATGCTGTTAAATCCAAGCcaaccttcttttttttatatgtaaTTCTAGTTATTTTATCAGGGACAAAACTGCGTCCCAGCTGGGAATTAAAAGAAATATAATCCTCGGTATCCTCCATATGCTGTGATTCTGTGTGAAATATACATATCTGATCTCGTACAAATTCGAACGTTTCTAGTtggcttttcttttatctagcaAGACAAACTTAATGTACTTCGAACATTTCTCAGAAAATGTACTCCTGAGGTTAAGAATATGGAAAAAATCAAACACTTTCAAACAAAATTGAAAGCTTAAAAAAATCAACCAGTTCTTTCACATGCTCTCAAATTGGGTTgcgcaaacatgtctgcaacaCCCCACCAAAACTTGTCACTCTATGACTCTATCCAatactttcttcttttaaacaaagaaaaaaagtagaagaaaaaaTCCATATTATATATAGGGATACCAGTCATACCACAGATAAGGGTAAAGGATCTCCATACATTTTGAATTTGGTAGTGAAATCAAGATGAGCATGAGTTCTTCCTCACTAGCTCCACCTGATCCCAAAAGGTACAGCTTAATTTTGACAATCCCAATTAGCCTTTTGATTTTGGTCATCATTAAGTGTTTGAAACATTGCAGGTTAGAAGGCAAAGTGGCAATCATCACTGGGGGTGCCAGCGGAATCGGAGAGAGCACCGCAAGACTGTTTGTTTATCACGGTGCTAAAGTCATCATTGCCGATGTCCAAGACGAGCTTGCTCTATCCCTCTGCAAAGAACTCGACCCGGATCAAGAATCCATTTCGTATGTCCACTGTGATGTCACAATCGATTCCGATGTGAAAAATGTGGTAGATGTGGCGATCTCCAAGTACGGAAAACTTGATATCATGTACAACAATGCTGGCATACCTGGTAACGTGGACCCAACGATTTTAGGTGCGGATCACCAGAACTTCAAGCAAGTGTTTGATGTGAATGTGTACGGGGCTTTCTTGGGCGCCAAGCATGCTGCTAGGGTTATGATCCCTGCAAAAAACGGCAGCATTGTCTTCACTTCCAGTGTGACATCGGCTAGTTGTGGCGAGTCTTCACATGCATATACGTCGTCCAAGCACGCGGTGGTGGGGCTTATGAAGAGTTTGTGTGTGGAGTTGGGGCAGTATGGTATTAGAGTTAACTGCATCTCTCCATGCGCTATGGCTACTCCATTGTTAACAAATGCTATGGGAATGGAGAAGAATGTGGTGGAGGGATTGATTTGTGCTTCGGCTGTTTTGAAAGGAGTTGTGCCCAGATCAGAGGATGTAGCCGAGGCTGCGGTATTCTTGGCAAGCGAGGAGTCGAAGTTTGTGAGCGGACTAAACCTTCTTGTCGATGGGGGTTATAGCACTACCAATCAATCGTTTAGTACGGTTCTGAGGAATCTCATGTCCTCAAACCATGTTTTGTAAGCAGCATCTGATTCTTAATTTGCTAGCTTCATTAGTCTACTATGTGGATCTTTGTGCTTCAACTGCTAATTTGCAAATTTAGCTATTTGAATTCCTCAATCTTTTTGGTCTCTCTCATGGTTTAATCCACATTCAGACATATATCCCAGTGAATTTGAGTTCGGTTACGTAAATAATAGCTTGCAGTCATGTGGTTTTGATTAGATTAATAGATAATTTCAAAGAAGGATGcatacataaaaaataaaaagtatacATATAGGGTGGTTTTATTGACAcaccatttttctctattcGCACACCCCTTTTACttttttattactttaattcaatttttttttttttacaaattaccgtAAGTACCCActcttgcaatttttttttttctattaggCAAGTCAAATCATCCCTCGCCTCATTTGCCCGCCTCGTTCTGTGAGCTCTGTCTTCAAAactctttttccctcttttctaAGTTAAAACCCAAAACGAACAGACCCATAAAACTACCAAgccaaagaaaatcaaaaccataATACTAAAATTGTATTTAacaaatacaccaaataattttaGTTAGAACCTTACCaagatgatggattcaaagGGATTGAATGATCACTAAACTCGTATTTTTCTTTCATGTCTCTATTGCAAATcagatgtaaaattttctccaaaaaTGACTCTAAAGTTGCTTGTTCTGTCATGAttgaacttcaaagcatcacattagagagatagaatgattatgctagagaagtttttttatggaaaaaaaaagagagagaaaaagagtttTGAAGATAGAGCTCACAAAAGAAGGCAGGCAAATAAGGTAAGGATGATTGAtttaccaaataaaaaaagaaacagaattgCAAAGGAatgtagttagggtaatttgtaaaaaaaaaaaaaatttgaattaaagtaatagaaaagtAGAGGAGTGGATGAATAGAAAAAATGTGTGTGTCAATAATACCAACTACACACACACGACtcctttttttggtcattttcagAGATTGTTCATTAGACCCACattttgatcacatattcacattcaccattcagtttttaagtcTATGTGAGTAGATCAtatctgcaaaatttcagccaaattaataattatcaggGCATTCATAACTGTGATTGATAGAGTAATGGTGATTAATATCGATCGAGGGTGTCTGATCATAGAATGAGGTTTATAAATATTAATGACTAATTTTAACAACTCAATTATGATAGTAACGACCAACCAATTTGAGTCACACACTTgagccaatatatatatatatatatatatatatatatatatatatatatattgtcattCTCAGGTAAGGATATTCTTACTTTAGCTTTAGGAACGGATTTTCaaattttgaccacttttcgatcacatattaaccgttcagtttttaggtcctaatgtatagatcacttctgcaaattttcagccaaattgatgatcattaatgtATCGAACTCGATTAAACCAATAAACGAGCCAAATTTGtctaaccggaaccgttcgtgttcattattgtaaattgcagttttgattgccttaacaatcatcaatttggctgaagatttacaaaagtgatctatacattaagacctaaaaactgaactgttaagatgtgaatatgtgatcgaaaagtggtcaaaaactGAAAATGCGTTCCTAAGGctaaggtaaggatatccttgcCTGAGAATGACTGTGTGTGTAAtatttatccagagcgaggcctcgcactgaaattaaagtgcgaggtcagagtttagggtcacttttcgattTCATATCCACAtttcgactgttcagtttttaggtactaatgtatagatcatctttgaaaattttcaaccaaattgatgatttttaaggtacctaactcgcttaaaccaatggacgaactgaatctgtccaatctGAACTGTACTACCTTTAAGACAGTTATCAATGCATTagcgaccatcaatttggctaaaattttgcagagatgatctatacattagtacttaaaaactgaacagtcgagatgtggatatgtgatcgaaaagtgaccctaaactctaaaatcgtattaatttcagagcgagaccTCACTctggagatatatatatatatatatatatatatatatatatatatatatatatataggcttaGCCTTGCTCTGCTAAGGAGGtccgttccttagctaaggaacagatttctatattttgaccacttttcgatcacatattcacatgttAACCATTCAATTTTTAAATCCTAATGTATTGATCacttttacaaattttcagccaaattgataatcgttaagatatcgaactcgattaaatcaatgaatgaaccgaatctgtccaacccgAACCGTtagtgttcataattgtaaattgcagttttggatgctttaatgatcatcaatttggctgaaaatttgcagaagtgatctatacattaggacctgaaaactgaacggttaagatgtgaatatgtgatcgaaaagtggtcaaaaactgaaaatccatTTCTAAGGctaaggtaaggatatccttacctaagaaggactatatatatatatatatatatatatatatatatatatatatatatatatatatatctttttgaCCCAATAACATATTAAAAAAATCCATGGATCTACTACTATAATGACCGACAAGTACAAATATAACAAGCAGGATAGAAAGACACACattatctctctctttttcaaaGCTCATGAATCTCCACTTGTTTCCATATCGATCCCACACACTCCTCCATTAGGAATACTTTCATTCTTCATAATGGACCATGAGTGTCACGCGCCTGATCTTATCATATATCAACTATTTTAGGATTCACCTCCTTTAAAATTAGAGTGTAAAGTTACATGCATGAAGTTCATTAAATTGTGATGCTTGAAGTAATCTTCAGATTAAACCATCTCCACATCATGTCAACCAAATTTTAAAGATTTCCAAAGTTAACTTGTCGTTTACCTcctttagagaaaataaataaataaatctttcTCATCTTCGTGAACATGTTCTAGTTCCATATCTGCATCCCTACTGCTCTCTGCCTCTCTCACTTTTTGTCCTGttctttattttcaattcctctCCCGCAAAAGAGCTTTCAGATTTTAACCTCAAAAGATTTTATTTTGCTCTGCATGAAATACTGTTTGGTAATTTCGATTTGATTCTTCCATTCAATCATCTGCTTCCAATATCAAAGGGCCAAAGAGATTTGTTTTGtaatttcttgtcttttaaaatatgcataaatactaTAGAACTAATTTTTCGCTAAAGCCAGACAAAATGTAAATTCTTAAGGTTGTGGCATGATTCAGTTCAGTACGTATAATCAACATTCTTTTATGTAGTCGGATATTTGTTTCTTATCATATACATGAGAAAATGatgggaaaaataaaagaaaagaatgaactGGACGATTTGTCCATGAAAGCGCAAAGAGAGAGTAATGGAAGAAACGAAGACTAATCGAGTGAACAAAGATAAGAAGAGTACTAGGCTAGGCCTATTAAAATTGTGGGGTGAGATATATACAAGTATTCATTCATATACATGTTTATATTAATTAGCAGGTTAGTATCTCATGCAAATAGAAACATGCCCCATTGAAACTACATGCATATTCAATTAGTTAAGAGAAATGTTAAAACCTAAAAGTACTTTTCGCATCTTTACTTTCAAACTTGAACATATTTATCAATTGAGTCCGGATTAAGGGACACATAATtgtacacaattttttacacTCTTTGTGAGCCCTTAGATTTTAAAACATTCAATAGTTCAAAGTAAATGTGAGAATGACATGgcattcaatttattttctaacaaaaaaaaaagacaaataaaagtggattaaacttttttttttataaagactaaaatataaaaacaaatagagttaattacatataaatgcatctttaaatgtttttttagccataaggacaccaactaattttttccctcataaggccactagattaaaaattgtgttatattttggatatgaaaattaatatatttacataaatgccactagagtaaaaagtcaacaaccattctctctcctctccggagaggtctccggtcaactccggccgACCTCTGGCTAACTCCGGCGGGTTGTTAGTCAAATAGctaccctcaagtataaggggtacaagtaatagtatagggatttaagaaaggttgtcgaacccacgaggattggattcctttcactagctagggtgtgaacctaaggagagctagaatatgcaaatgtacaatcacaaacctaaattcacaaggagATCTaggttcatggtgagtatgtgcaagatggagtagtgatttgattttggtttttgaagatagttttgaattgaaaacaactagatgctcaaatgtaaactaaattactctaaactaaaatagtgatataatggatgaagttaggggttggattgtctaccactaacctcccttgcaaatattgaagttcaaatacaagttATGCAATTCTAATTTCCCgattaccctctttgcatccggataagactataaaggcttaaactcctttaatgttatcaattccaaccggataagtctaaaattaactacctaagaacaaTTCATATTACcggttaagtctcaattcattgttcctagatgcataaagctttgagtttagataatcatgcaagcaaaccaatcctagatctaggtgattttaactcacaaccttcacatgcacatagaggatgctatcatgctatcaatgctcaaggttaactactccctaaacattttttcatgagatgacaaacacaacacattcaaattagttaagtttgaatgaatgaattcacttcttgaattagcatatgaagatgaaaatcacaaataacattAAATgcaaattaaaacatcaattcatacaagtttggctaaggctttcaaccctagccccaacaaagtactactcactcataattacatatactaacttcataatcaaattaaacaccaaaatataATCTAGAATAAAAGGGATAGAGTTGGCTTAGTGGTGTGTCGGATGGTCCCCAAGCTCACgtcttggtggtgatggtggtggtggtgattccctctccttcttgctcttgaagatttgatgataaaagatagtaaAGCTTGTATTATGTATTATGTGAATAGGTGGAGtagatggagaaaatgatgatagaaaagagagtggagaaatgatgtagtagtggtggtgttaatggaggtagaggataagaaatggtggtggtgatggaggagatAGACTAGTATGGATAGtatgagtttggattttgggaggtggagataaaggttttgtgaaggagatgaagagagaaagaagatgtaatggatgaaggaattggtcattgagagtgagaggagaaggtgtttatatagggaaaaaAAGAGGAGTGAAATGATGAATAAAAACAAAGCATGAAGGGGGAGTATGGGAGTGTTGATGATTTATTAAAGAGATTGGAgcagaaaaatatatccaaggaaaaagagaaaagcatctagctctctttatgtgggtgggaaacatgaacatgatgaatgttgagctgtttttaggtcagtttctgcccctttattccttcaattatttctccaccaAGACTTCATAAtgggcc
Above is a genomic segment from Rosa chinensis cultivar Old Blush chromosome 3, RchiOBHm-V2, whole genome shotgun sequence containing:
- the LOC112195445 gene encoding secoisolariciresinol dehydrogenase-like, yielding MSMSSSSLAPPDPKRLEGKVAIITGGASGIGESTARLFVYHGAKVIIADVQDELALSLCKELDPDQESISYVHCDVTIDSDVKNVVDVAISKYGKLDIMYNNAGIPGNVDPTILGADHQNFKQVFDVNVYGAFLGAKHAARVMIPAKNGSIVFTSSVTSASCGESSHAYTSSKHAVVGLMKSLCVELGQYGIRVNCISPCAMATPLLTNAMGMEKNVVEGLICASAVLKGVVPRSEDVAEAAVFLASEESKFVSGLNLLVDGGYSTTNQSFSTVLRNLMSSNHVL